From the genome of Nakamurella flavida, one region includes:
- a CDS encoding aldo/keto reductase: protein MLGRPAYINTGSAELPEDRSVSGMQATTSAVLDAATAAGIDWVDTARSYGRAEEFVGRWWRDSAERDPDFSAHAPTVSSKWGYAYVGDWDRDAAVHEVKEHSRAQFERQWRATRETLPHVHLYQVHSLTVDSPLFDDAELLEALADLRDAGVALGFTTSGPRQGETVDRAMDLDLDGRLFSAVQATWNLLETSVAPALARASRRELTVLVKESLANGRLVTQPPPALTAVAERHGVAPDAVALAAAAQQPFVDRVLLGPAGPGQLASNLAATDVSLTVDDLAELAGIAEPAERYWATRSALPWR, encoded by the coding sequence GTGCTCGGTCGCCCCGCTTACATCAACACCGGGTCGGCCGAGCTGCCCGAGGACAGATCCGTCTCCGGGATGCAGGCGACCACCTCGGCCGTGCTCGATGCCGCCACCGCCGCCGGCATCGACTGGGTGGACACGGCCCGGTCGTACGGCCGGGCCGAGGAGTTCGTCGGTCGGTGGTGGCGCGACTCCGCGGAACGCGACCCGGACTTCTCCGCCCACGCCCCGACCGTCTCGAGCAAGTGGGGATACGCGTACGTCGGTGACTGGGACCGGGACGCCGCCGTCCACGAGGTCAAGGAACACAGCCGGGCCCAGTTCGAGCGGCAGTGGCGGGCCACCCGCGAAACACTGCCGCACGTGCACCTCTACCAGGTGCATTCGCTGACGGTGGATTCGCCGTTGTTCGACGACGCCGAACTGCTGGAGGCTCTGGCCGACCTCCGGGACGCCGGCGTGGCCCTCGGGTTCACCACCAGCGGACCCCGGCAGGGCGAGACCGTCGACCGCGCCATGGATCTCGATCTCGACGGCCGACTCTTCTCGGCCGTGCAGGCCACCTGGAACCTGCTCGAGACCAGTGTCGCCCCCGCTCTGGCCCGGGCCTCCCGGAGGGAGCTGACCGTGCTGGTCAAGGAATCCCTGGCCAACGGCCGTCTGGTGACCCAGCCGCCGCCGGCGCTGACCGCGGTCGCCGAACGCCACGGTGTCGCGCCGGACGCCGTGGCCCTCGCCGCCGCCGCCCAGCAACCCTTCGTCGACCGCGTGCTGCTCGGCCCGGCCGGCCCCGGCCAGCTGGCGAGCAACCTGGCCGCCACCGACGTCTCGCTGACCGTCGACGATCTGGCCGAGCTCGCCGGCATCGCGGAGCCCGCCGAGCGATACTGGGCCACCCGGAGCGCACTGCCCTGGCGCTGA
- a CDS encoding DUF1697 domain-containing protein, producing MPPTRPLVVLLRGINVGRANRLAMADFRAVLTELGLQDVQTVLQSGNAIGRAGGDPADHERTVHDALAARGLTVAVLVREVADLALAVDQDPLAVLATDPSRHLIGFLAEPLTADARTRLTDALQTAQDSVLDAGDRFAVVGDHVFLWCPHGVSRSPFGTVPWPARAGVVATLRNARTVRSLLDRAAALG from the coding sequence GTGCCCCCCACGCGCCCGCTCGTCGTCCTGCTCCGCGGGATCAACGTCGGGCGCGCGAACAGGCTGGCCATGGCCGACTTCCGCGCGGTGCTCACCGAGCTCGGCCTGCAGGATGTGCAGACCGTCCTGCAGAGCGGCAACGCCATCGGCCGAGCGGGCGGCGATCCTGCCGACCACGAGCGGACCGTGCACGACGCTCTGGCCGCCCGTGGCCTGACGGTGGCCGTGCTGGTCCGGGAGGTCGCGGACCTCGCCCTGGCCGTGGATCAGGACCCGCTGGCCGTGCTGGCCACCGACCCGTCCCGCCACCTGATCGGATTCCTCGCCGAACCGCTCACCGCCGACGCCCGCACCCGCCTGACCGATGCGCTGCAGACCGCCCAGGACTCCGTCCTGGACGCGGGTGACCGGTTCGCGGTGGTCGGCGACCACGTCTTCCTGTGGTGCCCGCACGGGGTGTCGCGGTCGCCGTTCGGCACCGTCCCCTGGCCGGCGCGGGCGGGGGTGGTCGCCACCCTCCGCAATGCCCGGACGGTGCGCTCGCTGCTGGATCGGGCGGCCGCGCTGGGCTGA
- the dop gene encoding depupylase/deamidase Dop: MSVRRILGTEVEYGISVPGDPTVNPVISSTQIVLAYAASVAAPRARRPRWDYEVESPLRDARGYDLSALFGAEPDLDDVGAANVILSNGARLYVDHAHPEFSAPEVTNPLDGVLFDKAGERVMEAAAQLAGRVPTAKPVQLYKNNVDGKGASYGTHENYLCRRDTPFPAIIAGLIPFFASRQVFTGSGRVGLGPSGAKDGYQLSQRSDYIEVEVGLETTLKRGIINTRDEPHADADKHRRLHVIIGDANLAEMATYLKLGTTALVLAMIEDGWPLPAMDLAHAVGAVHEISHDTSLTTTVALAGGGRVTALDIQRAYRDAAAAYVADRYGDDADEQTVDVLHHWGRVLDQLATDPLELADELDWPAKLRLLEGFRARDGLSWGAPRLALVDLQYSDVRLDKGLYNRLVSRGSMKRLVTEEAVIAAMTNPPEDTRAYFRGRCVAQYADKLAAASWDSVIFDVGRESLVRIPTLEPTRGTRAHVGALLDAAADATELVDALTRRS; this comes from the coding sequence ATGTCCGTCCGCCGCATCCTGGGTACCGAGGTGGAGTACGGCATCTCCGTACCCGGTGACCCGACCGTCAACCCCGTGATCTCCTCCACGCAGATCGTGCTGGCCTACGCCGCCTCGGTGGCCGCCCCCCGGGCGCGCCGGCCCCGGTGGGACTACGAGGTGGAATCGCCCCTGCGCGACGCCCGCGGTTACGACCTGTCGGCGCTGTTCGGCGCGGAGCCCGACCTCGACGACGTCGGCGCCGCCAACGTCATCCTGTCGAACGGGGCCCGGCTCTACGTCGACCACGCGCACCCGGAGTTCTCCGCGCCCGAGGTAACCAACCCGCTGGACGGGGTGCTTTTCGACAAGGCCGGCGAACGGGTCATGGAAGCGGCCGCACAGCTCGCCGGTCGGGTCCCGACGGCCAAGCCGGTCCAGCTGTACAAGAACAACGTCGACGGCAAGGGGGCCTCGTACGGCACCCACGAGAACTACCTGTGCCGGCGGGACACCCCGTTCCCGGCGATCATCGCCGGGCTGATCCCGTTCTTCGCCAGCCGACAGGTGTTCACCGGGTCGGGCCGGGTCGGCCTGGGCCCGTCCGGCGCGAAGGACGGCTACCAGCTGTCCCAGCGCTCGGACTACATCGAGGTCGAGGTCGGTCTGGAGACCACGCTCAAGCGTGGCATCATCAACACCCGCGACGAGCCGCACGCCGACGCCGACAAGCACCGCCGGCTGCACGTGATCATCGGCGACGCCAACCTGGCCGAGATGGCGACCTACCTCAAGCTCGGCACCACCGCCCTGGTCCTGGCCATGATCGAGGACGGCTGGCCGCTGCCGGCCATGGACCTGGCCCACGCCGTGGGCGCGGTCCACGAGATCTCCCACGACACCTCCCTGACCACCACGGTGGCACTCGCCGGCGGCGGGCGGGTCACCGCGCTGGACATCCAGCGGGCCTACCGCGACGCGGCCGCCGCCTACGTCGCGGACCGGTACGGCGACGACGCGGACGAGCAGACCGTGGACGTCCTGCACCACTGGGGACGCGTCCTCGACCAGCTCGCCACCGATCCGTTGGAACTGGCCGACGAGCTCGACTGGCCGGCGAAACTCCGTCTGCTGGAGGGGTTCCGGGCCCGGGACGGTCTGTCCTGGGGCGCGCCGCGACTCGCCCTGGTCGATCTGCAGTACTCCGACGTCCGCCTGGACAAGGGCCTGTACAACCGGCTGGTCTCCCGCGGGTCGATGAAGCGGCTGGTCACCGAGGAGGCCGTGATCGCCGCGATGACGAACCCGCCCGAGGACACCCGCGCCTACTTCCGGGGCCGCTGCGTCGCGCAGTACGCGGACAAGCTCGCCGCCGCCTCCTGGGACTCCGTCATCTTCGACGTGGGTCGTGAGTCGCTGGTCCGGATCCCCACCCTGGAGCCGACCCGTGGCACCCGGGCGCACGTCGGAGCCCTGCTGGACGCTGCCGCCGACGCCACGGAGTTGGTGGACGCGCTGACCCGCCGGTCCTGA
- a CDS encoding FUSC family protein, with the protein MPPTRVLERLREMAPLTAWRRRGPADLLGLDRATIVQAVKVALSAGLAWALAQLILHSTSPIWAPITASLIALLTVRASLKDAGQKVLAVVVGLVVAILLGGFIGLHAWSIAIIVGIGFLVGKVLRLAPGAAAQIPISGLFVLALGTGQVRERVLDTLIGAIVAVLVNLVVIPPNHVNAGRRAVADLSDGVVDALGAMADGLAAPWRAEHAARWLRTAREQASVAATAESDVDQAEQSLALHPGRASWTGALARTQQALDTLLIVEVQVRVVARTLRDTAQKVRSSDGEQPPYPMTADVLTTTAGAVAAFSAALLAEDDPSSGDGEPLALAHRAVARARARLAEIDADLADMLAASLSRGIHLGTLVVETGRILDELEAGLQGSAPAGPPGDSRADSPDGSPDDGDGEPAERR; encoded by the coding sequence GTGCCGCCCACCCGCGTGCTCGAGCGACTGCGGGAGATGGCCCCGCTCACCGCCTGGCGCCGCCGCGGGCCGGCGGACCTGCTCGGCCTGGACCGGGCGACGATCGTCCAGGCCGTCAAGGTCGCCCTGTCCGCCGGCCTGGCCTGGGCGTTGGCGCAGCTGATCCTGCACTCGACCTCACCCATCTGGGCGCCCATCACCGCGTCGCTGATCGCCCTGCTGACGGTGCGGGCGTCCCTCAAGGACGCGGGACAGAAGGTGCTGGCGGTCGTCGTCGGCCTGGTGGTGGCGATCCTGCTGGGTGGGTTCATCGGCCTCCACGCGTGGTCGATCGCGATCATCGTGGGCATCGGCTTCCTGGTCGGCAAGGTCCTGCGACTCGCCCCGGGAGCCGCCGCGCAGATCCCGATCAGCGGGCTGTTCGTCCTGGCCCTGGGGACCGGACAGGTCCGGGAACGGGTGCTGGACACCCTGATCGGGGCGATCGTGGCCGTCCTGGTCAACCTCGTCGTCATCCCCCCGAACCACGTCAACGCCGGTCGCCGCGCCGTCGCCGATCTGTCGGACGGGGTGGTCGACGCCCTCGGGGCCATGGCCGACGGCCTGGCGGCTCCGTGGCGGGCCGAGCACGCCGCCCGCTGGTTGCGCACCGCCCGCGAGCAGGCGTCGGTGGCCGCGACGGCGGAGTCCGATGTCGACCAGGCCGAGCAGTCCCTCGCCCTGCATCCGGGGCGGGCGTCCTGGACGGGTGCCCTGGCCCGCACCCAGCAGGCGCTGGACACCCTGCTGATCGTCGAGGTGCAGGTCCGCGTGGTGGCCCGGACCCTGCGGGACACCGCCCAGAAGGTGCGGTCGTCCGATGGCGAGCAACCCCCGTACCCGATGACGGCGGACGTGCTGACGACGACGGCCGGAGCGGTGGCCGCCTTCTCGGCCGCGCTGCTGGCCGAGGACGACCCGTCCTCCGGCGACGGGGAACCTCTGGCGCTGGCCCACCGCGCCGTCGCGCGGGCGCGGGCGCGGTTGGCTGAGATCGACGCCGATCTGGCCGACATGCTCGCCGCGAGCCTGAGCCGCGGGATCCATCTGGGCACCCTGGTCGTGGAGACCGGCCGGATCCTCGACGAACTGGAGGCCGGCCTGCAGGGGTCGGCTCCCGCAGGACCCCCCGGCGATTCCCGCGCTGACTCCCCCGACGGCTCCCCCGACGACGGGGACGGCGAACCGGCCGAGCGGCGCTGA